GGCAGCGACCCTGCCTGAAAAGTCAAACGTACTTTGAATGTGAAATATAATACCTGGCCCAGTCGTCACCATCATTATCATTTTTGGACCAAGATATACAGATGTTGATCTTTATCATTTACCAGAAAACATAATTTGTTCATGGTTTCACTGAACAAgctaaagagaaaacagcagtgaaGCTCGCTCTATAgcattttccttcatttttccaTTATCTGGATCTGTTTCATTATCTCACCTCTAAAGTCAAACCTTAAAAAAACGCTAATGTCCCTCCTTtaaatctcaaaatgtcctctgtTTTGTTCAAACTACTAATGAAAGACCATTTGACATACTGAGTAAGTCCTGATTTTAACTAGTCTAGATAAGGGGCTGATGGCGCGCAGACAATTTTACTTGTCTCGAGTCCACAGGAGATCCAGTCATATGATTATGGTAAATAGACAGTAAGGGGGAAATAAGTCAGTACAGACCACCAAAACCATCACGACACCACCAGCAAAGTGACCTCATAGGAAACTACAACCATCACCTTCCGTCAGGAAACATCTGGGCCAACACTTCAGTTTCACGACTCATCagcgcagaaaaaaaaacagggcagGGGAGGGATGAAGGTCCCTGCCCTGGTTTCACTCTTGCCTCTGTGGCAGAGGAGTAATCAGGAGGATTATAAGGGCAACAAGGAAATGACCCTGTAATTCATTGTTTCCACTGAGAACTCCTCTGAGGCAGCAGGAACTAGACTTACAATGTATATCAGGCCTTTGATTCAGCATGTTTAGAATCATCAGAttaactgaaaagaaaataacgGTAAGTTGCTGCTCTACATTAGATCAATGGGGAAAATGTCTTAGATAATCACTGGAAGCAATTTATACAATACTTAGCCAAATGTATGTGGACAACCCTGTCCACATACATAACAGTGCAAGTGCCAACATAACAGCAGCGACGACAGTCAGCGCTACAGGCAGTACAAATGGGAATATACCACTCAAACTACAGATATACAGACATTTAACCGCTTAAAGATTCCTGTGTCCAAAATGCACTGATAAAAGTCCTTTGCTGGCATTAACATTTCCTGCGGTAGCTTTGAAATTTCATGCCTCAGAATGACACATCAGACTTCACAAAGCCTCCTAAGGAACAAACATCTGCCTTAACACAGTCCAACTTTCAActtaagatttgttttttaaaaaagctgttgccattcaaaatattttgtaaaaacacaattaacagGGAAAAGTTGCCTCAAAAGCCAGAGGCCTATTGCTCATCACTGTCACCAAAACATACACTGACAATACATAAACATTTTCACTCACTGAGGCAGTCCCTGACTGTCCTGTCTCTCATCTTATCTCTCTGTGATTCAAACATCTTCCAAAAAGTTTTAGTTGTAAGAAAACATCACTGGCAGAAACAAACATCACAAGCAGTAGTCAGGTACCTAGCATGGTAAGGAGTTACTGGCACAATAACGTTGTTAGCTTGCTAAACACCCAGCAAAGGCCATgatcagaaaaacattttatttcccaTCACAAAGGCATAAAGAAGAGTCGCACcaccaattaaaaaaaaaacccaacaaagcTGTATTTAAACCGTGAGTACATGAAAATGTTTGGTTCCTACCGGTTGCAGCACCTCTGCCGGGTCCGAAATGTTGAAAGAAAATTGCGCGCCAGAAACCACCTGCTCTTCTTACCTGCCGGTGTCGCAGTATGACACGCGTGGTCCAATCAGATGCCAGAGCCCGCCCAACGGCCGGAAGTAGGGGGTGTGGCGAAATTAGCGGCTAGTGGTTCTTGTTTGCTGGAGATCATCGGCTGTACCAACAAATATTAATGAATTACTTTTATACTGAAGAAAATTATAAACCTTGTGATTCTCAGGAAAGTTTTAAACGGTTTAATGGGAATTTATTTGCAATTTACAGCGGTGTATAAAAGCAGCGGAAATCAAACAACCCGCCCACATTAAAGAAAGTGGAGCCTGATTGGTTAAAAAGGAACCAATCTGGTAACACTGCCCCAGAGGTGAACGGTCTAAGTCAGcgtttttttctcatttacttACAGTATTGAATATTacgtgttttttttgttttgttttgtttttttaagattacATTTGGGCTTTAGCAATTATGTTATTGGTATTTTCATGTTAAttataaaaattataaaatagtGTCGGTGCCTAGCCATGGGGAAGCCTTACTCTCATTGTCACTGTCAAGCACATGGAGTTGCTTAGCAGTGATTAGGTTACCATGGCAGTATCCCACCTGTAAGACAACATTACAGCATACACACCCGTTGACCTTTCAGACGATTGTTTTACTTGTAATGCACAATTGTGTGACAGTGGATGTGACTGTAATGGCATGCTGGGCGAAAACGTAACAGACAGTTTACACCTCTAAATGTCAGATTAAAGTTTATTAATTTCAACAACACAGCAATATTACACAGTAATAGCATTCCATGACCATTTTAAACCATATTCATCTGTATCAACAGGAGTGCTGAGGTACTGAGGTTCAGCCTAAATACAGTACTCAGATACTGTATCTTTGACCATGTGCATCCATAACATGACTTTTGCATAAGTAATGTACCCATGGAAAGGAACCGCAAGAAGTCTACAAGGCGACATTCCTTTAAAAGTGCAGATTTGTCATTTTCACCTCATTACAGCAAATGAGTGAATTCCAGTGAATTGAAAAGGACAATGAGTAGACTCCAGTGTGACCAGACATTCAATACATCAAATTATATTGCATCTGTCACATTTATCATGTAAACAAAATCTAAACAAGGAAAAGGGAGTGAGAGCTATGCAAGAAGATGCAACTTTTCCTGATCATTGTTTCACCACCCAGGGCCCAAAGTAATAATACATTTGAGTTTTTATACAACGCTTAAAACATATCCTGTGAAAGCTCCTAAATCCTGAAGGGGACTGGAGCTTACAATGATTTCACAGGGGAGAACATACAGTATTGGGTAATACAGCACAACGGAACAGAATTGATTCACACCAGCCTATTAATGAGGGTGGCTGGTCATGCATATCATGCCTGAGTCAATAGCATGCTACGACAAGTAGCAGCCCACACCATGCCACATTCATACCCACACAGAAaagtcaaatctgaacacacatcAAAACGTCTCCCAAAagctaaaacaataaaatggatGAAAGCCCTTGTGCATGAGCCCCTGTCTTGTTTCGCTGCACTCATTTCTTCTGGCAGTGGGTTTTATAATTGCCGCAGGCCTTCTGCATGTCTGTTAAGAAACCTGGAACCCCACTCtgtttaataaaaacacacaaagataatCAGTCAGAGTCACAAACACATGTGCCAAAAAGACCCACCCAGGAGGGGCAACGAAGTGAGGAGCTGTTGACATCACCCTGCCACACATCTGCTAACAATAATGCTGGAACTCCACGAAGCAGGCGGAGGGATGGAGCTCTCTGAGGCCTGCAAGTGAACCCTTTTAACACCCTCTTTAAAGCCCTCGTCAAAGATCTGTTTGTGTAGGGAAACAATGAACGTATATACAGTTCAAAGATTGTAATGTGCTGGTGGGAATAGCTGTGAGTCTGAATCCATCATATCGTTAAAATATTTGGAACAATTGTTTCTCAGGCTTTGTCTAATGTACAAATTCCATTtaaaggcttttcttttttactgtcTACACAAGAAAATTTAACATCAAAGTGCAGACATATAAATCCACGCAaagcactaaaaaaaacaaaaaacgaagTTAATTTCTTTCTACAATAAGTCATGCAAAACTTACCTTAGCTGCCCAGTTCACCAGCCAGGTAGGAATCATACCACCGGGGTTGTCGAAGTAATTcaagaaaactaaaataaagCACATGTTCATTAATGATAACAGGGCAGTCACTAAAGATTGTTTTCAGAGACTATACAATAGTTTAATCTatgaaatgtgcaaaaaaagttTCCAAACCCCAAGACGGAATATTCTGATTGCTTAATATGTCCGACCAACAATCCAAATGACTTAAACGTCTGATTAATTGTCAAATTAATAATTTCAGCACTTgtttatatgcacacacacaaagtgtctGTAGTACCATTATATTCCTTCATCATGTGTTACCTTTAGTTCCACAGGCTCCGTCGCTCTCCAAGGCAACGCTCTGCTTGTAGTCTTTGACCCGCAGCACGCCGCTCTTTTCTGGACACGGCGTCTCTGGAGAGCTTCTAGCCAGGATCACGAAGATCTTCCTGCCATCCACATCCAGGTCTCTCCTCTCCCTGACATACACATACTGAGGTTTGGGCTGTTAGGGAAGGTGCTCTGTGAAAGTGTGATCGTGGGGAAAATATGCTCTATATAACCACCTCCTTTCAACTTTCCCAGCCCAACCAAGGATACATCTCTGTTCGACAGAGGAAAGGGGTATTTCACCTCCCAATAGATCGCTGCCTGTCCATCGAAGTCCTTCTCATAGAGctctgaattttaaaaatggatggatacatcacacactgacatgtgatcaaataaatgtttgagcCATATACTGGAAACATTCCACAGATCTAACTGATTCAAGAAAGAAATGTGCAAATAAAGACTAATAAAGAACTGTAGGCTCATACTACGCTGCATGTTTTTAAGGTGCAGTGGTTTCAATCTGACGTTATAGCAAATGTTATACCCACCATCTTATCGACAGCCATCTTACCTCTTCCTCTAAAATGCCCTGGCTGGAGTATTATCTGTCTGTGGTCTTCTGTATATCAGTCAACCACTAACCAAAGCACCTGTTGTTACTAGCTGCCTGAGGCCTATGTGTTTGCTAATACAACATTCTAAGTCGCAAGACTGTCCCAAAAACCACCCTACAAGGGAGGAAATTTTACCTAGTAAATGTGATTCACGTTGGATTCACGTTTGTTGCTACCAGACTAGGTAACTACATGACTGTGCCTACAGACTGAAGCTACTGTAAAACATGTTACCTTGACACTTCAGAGGTGCATGAAGACGAGGAGCAAGAATTTAAAAAGTTACCTCAGTGTTAAACTGTCACAGTAAATCCATGCCTATATGCTGAACAAGGAAGAAAAGGCTACGACAACAAAAGCCTACACGTGTGTTAAAGCCAACAAGCCATGGTGAATGTCAGCAACTACAGAACAGACATTAAACAAATACTGAAACTTATGTGAATACAAAGATTATATCTTAGgcaggagagagatgagggaaagCTGATTCGGGTGGCAAG
The window above is part of the Toxotes jaculatrix isolate fToxJac2 chromosome 18, fToxJac2.pri, whole genome shotgun sequence genome. Proteins encoded here:
- the LOC121198960 gene encoding phosphatidylcholine transfer protein isoform X1, with translation MSLRFTDEEFQSAWGELDEPQLEGGWELFTETMGVKIYRLYDKETGLYEYKVFGVLTTCTPELCADVYMDLTYRKHWDGYVKELYEKDFDGQAAIYWEVKYPFPLSNRDYVYVRERRDLDVDGRKIFVILARSSPETPCPEKSGVLRVKDYKQSVALESDGACGTKVFLNYFDNPGGMIPTWLVNWAAKSGVPGFLTDMQKACGNYKTHCQKK
- the LOC121198960 gene encoding phosphatidylcholine transfer protein isoform X2, coding for MSRSWREDGSSSPRRWESRSTASMTRYRPGTAQETGLYEYKVFGVLTTCTPELCADVYMDLTYRKHWDGYVKELYEKDFDGQAAIYWEVKYPFPLSNRDYVYVRERRDLDVDGRKIFVILARSSPETPCPEKSGVLRVKDYKQSVALESDGACGTKVFLNYFDNPGGMIPTWLVNWAAKSGVPGFLTDMQKACGNYKTHCQKK